The sequence aggcaagagagcagaatcaagggagtccaaatagggaaggaagagatcaaactctcactttttgctgatgatatgatgttatatctggaaaaaccccaggattcaaccatgagactcctggaattgattaacaaatatagcaaagtctcaggctacaaaatcaatatacacaaatcagaggcatttatatatgccaataacagtcaatcggaaaaccaaattaaagactcaatacctttcaaaatagcaacaaagaaaataaaatatctaggtatatacctaactaaagaggtaaaggacctctataaggaaaactatgaaacactgagaaaagaaatagcagaatttgcaaatagatggaaaaatcgaccatgctcgtggatcggaagaatcaacattgttaaaatgtctatactacccaaagtgatctacagattcaatgcaatccctattaaattaccaacatcattcttcacagatgtagagaaaataattatacactttgtatggaaccagagaagaccccatatagcaaaagcaattttaagcaacaaaaacaaaatgggaggtattaatttgccagacctcaaacaatactacaaggccgtggttcttaaaacagcctggtactggcacaagtacagggacacagaccagtggaacacaacagaaaatccaaatatagaaccatcctcatatagtcacctaatttttgacaaagcgggaaagaatatactctggggacaagaatccctattcaacaaatggtgctgggagaattggttagccacttgtagaagactgaaacaggacccacagctttcacctctcacaaaaatccaatcacggtggataacagacttaaaccttaggcatgatacaatcagaattctagaagaaaatgtaggaaagactcttacagacattggcctaggcaaagaatttatgaagaagacccccaaggcaatcacagcagcaacaaaaataaatgaatgggacatgattaaattagaaagcttctgcacagccaaagaaacagtccagagaataaacagaccacctacagaatgggaaaaaagttttgcatactacacatcagataaaggactgataacaagaatctatttagaactcaggaaaatcagcaagaaaaaatcaagcaaccctatcaaaaagtgggcaaatgacatgaatagaaacttctcgaaagaagatataagaatggctaacaaacatatgaaaaaatgctcaacatccctaatcatcagagaaatgcaaatcaaaaccacaatgagatatcatttaaccccagtgagaatggcctttatcaaaaaatcccaaaacaacacatgttggcgtgggtgtggagagacaggaacactcatacactgctggtgggactgcaaactagtgcaacccctgtggaaagcattatggaggtatcttaaacagattcaagtagacctgccatttgacccagcaatcccattactgggcatatactcaaaggaaaaaaggtcattatgtaacaaagacacatgtacccgaatgtttatattagcacaattcacaattgcaaagatgtggaaacaatccaaatgcccatcaatacatgattggattagtaagctgtggtatatgtataccatggaatattactcagctataaggaatgatgaagatacgacatctctatggttctcctggagagagttggaacccattatattaagtgaagtatcccaagagtgaaaaaacaagcatcacatatactcaccagaaaattggtttccctgatcatcacctaaatacaaatctgggaacgacaccaattggatatcagactgaggtggggggtgagggaggggatggggtatgcctacacaatgagtgcattgtgcaccgtttggggagtggtaacacttgaaggtgctgactcgggaaggggggtggggaagggagggatatatacgtacatgatgggtgcaatgcgcacgacctggggaatagacacgcctggagctctgacttggggggacaggcggtacaagagcaacgtatgtaacctgcaattctgtatcccccataacaagatgaaattaaaaaaaaaaaaaaaagaaaaaaaagaaccacagccttgtagtatagtttgacgtttggcaaattaatacctcccaatttgtttttattacttaaaattgcttttgctatacggggtcttctctgattccatacaaagtgtataataattttctctacatctgtgaagaatgatgttggtagtttaatagggattgcattgaatctgtagatcactttgggtagtacagacattttaacaatgttgtaccatgcttccgatccacgagcacggtatagttttccacctatttggaagttctgctatttcttttctcagtgtttcatagttttccttatagaggtcctttacctctttagttaggtatattcctagatattttattttctttgttgctattttgaagggtattgagtctttaatttggttttccgattgactgttattggcatatataaatgcctctgatttgtgtatattgattttgtagcctgagactttgctatatttgttaatcaattccaggagtttcatggttgaatcctgggggttttccagatataacatcatatcatcagcaaaaagtgagagtttgatctcttctttccctatttggactcccttgattctgctctcttgcctgatagctctcgcaaggacttccaatactatgttgaaaagtaatggggacagtgggcagccctgtctggttccagttctaagtgggaatgctttcaatttttccccattcagaataatgttggctgtgggtttgtcatatatggcttgtatcatttttaggtaggttccatcaatgcctattttgttaagcgttcttatcataaaagggtgttgaattttgtcaaatgctttttctgcatctattgagaggatcatatggttttggtttttgcttctatttatgtggtgaattacatttatagatttacgtatgttgaaccacccctgcatctctgggatgaagcccacttggtcgtggtggattatttttttgataagcacttggattcgacttgctagtattttattgagaatttctgcatctatattcatgagagaaattggtctgtagttctctatttttgttgcgtcctttcctggttttggcatcaatgttatattggcttggtagaacatgttggggagaattccatccttctcaatattggagaatagttgatgtaggatgggcaccagttcttctttgtatgtatggtaaaattcgggtgtgaacccatctaaaccagggcttttctttttgggaaggttttttattgctgtttcaatttcagttcttgatattggtctgttcaggtactctatttcttcctggttgagcctgggaaggctatgtgtatctaaaaatttgtccatttcctccgcattctccagtttgtatgcataaagatttttgtagaattcatagatgatatcttgtatctctgtggcatcggtagtgatttctcctttcatgttcctaatggaggttattagagattttacttttgtgctcttggttagtctagtcagaggtgtgtctattttgtttatcttttcaaagaaccaactttttgttttattaatttccattgtggtttctttgttgtccttttcatttaattctgatttgatcttagtaatttctcgccttctgctgggtttggggtcattctgttcttccttctccagctctttgagtctattcattaggttgtctattcgcaaattttctgtccttttgatataggcatttatggatatgaattttcctctcataagcagttatttctctttaaataagTTTCAAAGGTTATATCCTAATATGGGTGAGAATGATTTTCTTGGTAACTCCATGCCATTTCGTGAAAAACTTGACTGCTTCTGGTTCTGTGTTGCTAAGAGATTAATCAGTGCAAATGGCTAAATTAACACTGGGGCTGAGAGAGGTCTTAAAACAACTGAGAAGTTGGCTTGCAGAAAAtccaggaaaggaggaaaaacagaCCAAAGTGACTCTGCCACTGTGGACTTGCTTATGACTGTGTTTGTTTTTAGATAAGGGCCAACtgctttgaaaacagaaaaaatcataGCAGattctatggtttgaatgcttgTGCCCCCTCCAAAACTTATGTTGGAACTTAAACCCCAAgatgatagtattaagaggtgggacctttaggtGGTTAAGCCATGTGGGCAGAGCCCTTATCAATGGtgttagtgaccttataaaagggctggagggaactagaCAGGCCCTTGTTTTGCCTTTTCACTtcttctgtcatgtgaggacacagcattgtCCCCTCTGGAAAATGGAGCAGCAAGGTGGCACCTTGGAAGTAGagactgggccctcaccagacatcaaactTTCTAGTGCCTGTGTCTTAGACTTCCCACCCTTtggaatggtgagaaataaatttttaatgtttataaaattatccAGTCTTgggtattttgttaaagcagtctgaatgaactaagacagcAGGTGTGTCTAACTGATCAAAACATGGCAGGAAGTCCAAGCATAGTGCTTTGTACACAGTAGGTCTCGACCACTAAATGAGGATATATTGAGCACCTAGTCTACTGAGTACTATTCCAGAAAGGATCATAATAAGAAGAAAAGCAGTTTATGGTCCCACTATGCTTGTAATCCAGACAGAAACAAGCAATGAAAGCACAGTGAGAAAAATGTTACACTAATATAATTTCCCACAAAGAACTTTAGAAACACATAAGAAGAACAACAAACTACCTGGGTGGGAGTGAGGTAAAGGGTGTTGCTGAAAACAATGTAAAGTAGCATTTATCACTAgatactagtctgcacacaatAAATAAGTAAGGGGATTAAACAATACTTTTGATGGCCACTGAGGCAGAATTATAATCATTATATCATAAAAAGGTTCTGATGGATGCAGAGTGTGAACCtaaaacccaggtcttctgacccTAGGACCTCCATTCTTTCCACAACATAATAAAACATCTCATTATCTAAAAAATTGGAagcacatgtatttattttaaaaaattggacgCATAGTTGAGCCAATGTAGGCAACagaaatgaatatgtatttttttcactatagtcatgcattctttttttaattttaattttaattttagagatttataggggtacacacattttggttacataatttgatttgtatagtttgagtcaaagttataagtgtaccctTCATCCAgttagtgtgcactgtacccgttaggtgtgaatttacccatccttgCCTCCCCCCTCcaacctacttgatttcccttgagttttccttccatatgtgcacataagtgttgattgattcattccaatttagtattgagtacatgtgatgtttgtttttccattcttgtgacacttcactaacaagaatggtctctagttccatccaggttgttacaaaagatactagatcacttttttttaatgactgagtaGTTCTCCGTgctatacatatacaacattttattaatccactcatgtattgatggacacttgggttgtttccacatctttgcaattgtgaattgtgctgctataaacatttgagtacaagtgtctttgataaaatgtctttttttcctttgagtagatacctagtagtggaactgctgtatcaaatggtaggtttagctctttgaggtacctccatgctactttctgtagaggttgtatagttttcagtcccaccagcagtgtatgagtgttcctgtctctccgtatCCACACCAACCATTCTTAACAGAAAATGCTTTATTAGAAGGAGGcacaaaataaaagaatcttAAACCCTTCCTATTATCAACTATTGTCCATCACCCGAGGTAACAGTATGGAAGACATGTATAGGCATGAAAGCAGAAAAGCTCTGTGGAAGCTGGGGGAAAGAATAGTTTCCTCAAAGGAGGTCTAGtaggaaataagatttttttttcctttttggcctTTTTTGATGAATTGAATGATTAAACAATTATGCCTCTGAACTACTCCTGACTGCTGGcactatttgttttgtttcatttttttctttatgatattaCCCTGGAGGTGCCATGGTGTGTGTAAATGAAGAATACTTTTATGGTTCTCACTCCAGACAGGACACAGATATTTCTGACAAACTCATTTTTtctcttagtgtttagaaagaaGTTGATCCTGTGGAGAGAAACAGCAACCAGAGAGAACTGGATTAGCACACTCAGATTAAAGAGGTGAGAGTTACGCGTGATCTATGCTCATGACCAGCATTCTAAAGACCATATTGGATGAAAGCAAAGGCTTTAGTATAAATTGAATAATAACCACTAAAGTTTCAAGGACGAAGCCAGCCTTttccaatttaatattttcttaaaaatttttatttaatacacaATTTTCACCTTTCCCTCAAAATTTTAGTACagttttcttttggagaaatcCATCACTATTGAGTTTCCTTATCTTGCTGGGAAGATTTTTTCCAGTGTTATTTTCTGTAGattctattataaaaatgttagggatgttttttattttttaaacataaaataatcacatttaatattcttttaagaagtctcggccgggcgcggtggctcacgcctgtaatcctagcactctgggaggccgaggtgggcggatcgtttgagctcaggagttcgagaccagcctgagcaagagcgagaccccacctctactaaaaatagaaagaaattatatggacagctaaaaatatatatatagacaaaattagccgggcatggtggcgcatgcctgtagtcccagctactcgggaggctgagacaggaggattgcttgagctcaggagtttgaggttgctgtgagctaggctgatgccacggcactcactctagcctgggcaacagagtgagactctgtctcaaaaaaaaaaaaaaaaaaaaaaaaaaaaaagaagtctcttGTTCCATCCTAGGAATTTGGATatgctttcttaaaaattatgcCCATTCTCCCTGATCTCTTGCATACCTAGTTGAAAATGCTTGGACAAAACTTTGAAATTATTGGAAATGAAGACTTTGCAATAAAGGTGCTGATGCAAGACGTACACATCTAATTGCAGAACTGACTGCACAGGACAGAGGTGTGAGGTTGTTTAATGCAATGAGGACACACATTGCTTAGGGACAAATGTCTCTTTATAAAGAGAGTCAATGTATTAAGAAATGTTTCTGCCCACTTCTCTGCATAGGACATCCTTGACCTCCTTGTTCCTTAGGCTATAAATAACAGGGTTTAGCAGAGGAGTGATGATGGTGTAGGTCACTGAGAGAAGGAGGTCTTGTTCTACAGAGTTTTCTGACTTGGGCTTGAGGTAAGCAATGGAGGCACAGCCATAGTGGACAATGACCACAGTGAGGTGGGAAGCACAGGTGGCAAAGGTCTTTTTCCAGCCTTCAGCTGAGGCAATCTTGAGGACAGTGGAGATGATGAGGACATAGGAGATGAAGACCAGGCCCATGGGGACTAAGATTACAAATAAACTGACAACAAGGTTGATTATCTCATTGATAGTGGTATCCGTACAGGTGAGTTTCATGACAGGGAGGATGTCACAGAAGAAATGACCAACCACCCTGTGACAAAAGGGTAAGGTAAATAAGGATGTCACTTGGACAGCTGCCATGGCCAGGCCAATGCCAAAAGCTCCACACATCAGCTGCACACACACCCTTTGGCTCATGATGACTGTGTATCTCAGGgggttgcagatggccacatagcggtcatacCCCATTGCCATGAGCAAGAAGCAGTTGTCGATGGCCAAGGTAACAAAGAAGAACATTTGGGTGGTACAACCTGCTAGGGAGATTGGTTGGTTCTTGGCTACAAGACTGGAGAGCATTCATGGAATGATGACCAGTGTGTACACTGTCTCTGAGCTAGCTAGCATGttcaggaagaagtacatgggggtgtggaggtGATGGTCAATGCGGATGACGGTCACAATGATGACATTACCAGCTAGGATTAATGTGTACAGGATGAGAAAAACCACAAAGAGGGTGATCTGGTGTTCATGGAATCTGGAGAATCCCAGGAAAACAAACTCTGTCACCTCTGTGAGGTTTTTTTCTGTGCATTCTTCAGTGCAATGTCTGAAAGCAATGCAGAGAGTCAACATGGAGAAATGCCCATCATGACATAGATTATAGAACAGGGATAGAAAAACAGACATAGaataaccacacacacatacacaaatgtcaATTTCTTTGCTCTACAATCAAGAGCATGTTAATTTACGTTATATGGctacttctctctcttccccctttttAGTTTTTGCTGTTTCCTTAATCTTCTCTTAAGCATCTGGCCAAGGAATCACCAATATGTGTGATTACAGGCTGTGTCTTTGCAGAGTGTCATCATGAATATGTTACTTTTGTAGTGCATGGAGGGAAGGCTTTTTCCTTTATGATATGTTTGCCACAGTGGACCTGTCTAATGCCATCTGGCTTTTCTCTGTCACTCTCCTAGGGAAAGTGTGCATAGCTGGGACAACAAAATGGGGGTGGGAGAAGTGGACTTACTGAGCTAGAACCACTGGTGGATAGCTCCTGATAACAGTGGAGTCACGGGGAGCTGACCTTCAGGAACACTTCAATAAGCATGAAGAAGAAATGGTCTAGGGGAGACAAACCATCGGCAAAATTGATTTGTTGTGAAAGTATTAATAGGGACTTGAGAGGTGGGGGAAAGTAAACTAGTGAGAGAAGGGGAAGTTGTTGGAAAAGAGAGAAGTGATCCAGCAACACAACGGAGGGTTAGaccttaaataaaagaaataatttatttctttttggcaGAAGGAATTTTAAGAATGAAGGGGTGTactatttgatttaaaattgtttgcTAAATTATATTGAGATGTAAACTCCCTGAAGAGCCCCACACCTTCATTTAAAGCTTCCATATGTGTAATCTTCAGTTAGGGTGTTTGGGAAGTGGAGCGAGTTGGATGATGGCAGAGTGCAGAAAAAGGCACCACATGCAAGGGACAAAACCCagagtgaggaagagaaaatCTTTGCCAGTAATGACTAGAAGAAATACAAGGCCCTCTCCTGCTCAGACTTCCCCCTTGCAAGTACACACAATATTTCCTAGAAATTTGGTGAGGAAGTCTGAGATTGCCACCATATAGCAAATGGAGGTTTGAACCATTTTACTTAAAGAGCAAGTTAATACCTGCGGTCTGGAGATTTGGGTACATTTAGGGAACTGCCACTAAAGTCTGGAAAACATTATAGGTATTCTGGAAAATAttccattatggaaaatagtgaGGCAAACATTTCAAGTAGAAATGACTGTGTCACTAATAATTAAAGTAATTTACATTGAGAGACTGCGAAGATAGCAGTCAGATAGGCAAAAATTAAAGAGAGTGCCAGTGCAACTCTAAACAGCTTTTTAGAAAGCATGGGGTAAAGCTATGGccatgtaaatttaaattaattaaaattaaagggaattaaaaattcagttcattAGTTACACTAGCCACGTTTCAAGTGCTAAAAAGCTACACGTGactaatggctaccatattggacagcacagttaTCAGATATTTCCTTTGTTGGTGAAAGTTCTGTTGGACTGTGCTGTGAGGGTGTCTTGCTATGGACAGGTGTGGGGAATAcattaaataacaacaaaaaaagctattCAAAGAACAATAATATGGTGTGCTGCCATATGGTTAAGATTATTTGTGTGCATGatcataaatatttgtatatatgggGAAAATGTCTGAAAGAATATGCACCTGATGTTATCATGGGTTAACTGTTATATTGTGGTGAGTGTGAGATTGTAGGGGTCTTGGACTTTTTACCTTATCATATTTACCATGATGGTTATGgctcttatatttaaaatattttaattttgagcatAAAATTATGGCTCATAAATAGTTTGGAGAAGTCAAGGAGGAGGATGACTGGCCAAGAAGGCGGCTGCCAATGACCTTATTGGACACAGTTCCAGCAGAGTCTTGGGCTGGAAAGCCTGATCACatggaatagaaaaagaagaattctgTTGCTATGTTAAGTGAGAACCACAGATCTTAGGGCCTTTTCCTTTCCCTGATGAGCCTATAgcaatgaataataaaatgtggttaaaGAGATACTGAGCCAGGACAACTGTGGACATGTTTGGagtagaaaagaggaagaaaatacaaaactgaaTTGAGGCAAACGGAAGAAAAAATTTCCTGGAATCTTTAATTTTGGAGCTGAAAAGTGCTGCTTTCACCCCAAATCAGCCCCTGCTTTGTTGTAAATGTTTCATGTGTAAATATGAATTTACCttcttcaaataaattataaagatataaacaGGATGCTAATGGCCCACTAGATGCAGGGAAAGTGGGCCAGGTACATATgcccagagagattaaaaaagaggaaaaagaagtaaGTTTATTGCTTCTGGTACACATTTGAATTGGATTGAATGGGCAATAAAAGAATATCTTAAGGCAAGATATTATTAAAACTTgaggaaacaaacacaaaaaggaaGGTCAGATCAGGATATAGGAGCAAGAACAGCCTCTTCAAACCAATGTTTTTTGCATACtgtttagtaatttatttttaggaTAGGTGTGTAGTGGATGGAGGAAGGGTAAAGCCACGCCATGAGAGGGGGTGTCCCTTCTCCTGTCTGAGGAGCTCAGCTGCAGGGGAATGTCCAAGACTCTGTTTAGCCAAAgccaacaaataaacaaataaaagagccCTGCAGTAATTGGAATTTGTCCTCCATAGAGTACACTTTAGTGGCCATCTACACCTCCTAGAGTAGGTGTCATCTGCTCACCCTGAATTTTCCAAGTATTCTTCCCAACCACGATGCTTTCCCTTAGAGGAGTTCTATTATGTTTTTTACTCCATTTTGTTATCTATCCAAGGATGTTTTATAGTCCCTTATAGACTAAGGGCAATTGCCTGGTAGTCTCACATTTTAATTGGTCTCTTTTGGAGGTGAAGAAGAAATCTAAAATTGTTACTGTGGGAAATTTATGGCTTAAATGTCAAATACAGGGTTGTTACTGTCCCTGAAAGTGAGGGAGAGAGACCCCCACGGAAGAGATAGGGAAATCTGAGATGCAGGAGGGAAGCACACTGTTAGTCCTCCTTGGAACAGTGAGCACCAGTGTTCACATTGGGAAGGGAGAAGAGGTCACAGAGGGTACCAAGGAGTCAAAGAAGTGTGTGGAATGGGTGGTTTGGTTTCACC is a genomic window of Eulemur rufifrons isolate Redbay chromosome 8, OSU_ERuf_1, whole genome shotgun sequence containing:
- the LOC138390326 gene encoding LOW QUALITY PROTEIN: putative olfactory receptor 10J6 (The sequence of the model RefSeq protein was modified relative to this genomic sequence to represent the inferred CDS: substituted 1 base at 1 genomic stop codon); this translates as MLTLCIAFRHCTEECTEKNLTEVTEFVFLGFSRFHEHQITLFVVFLILYTLILAGNVIIVTVIRIDHHLHTPMYFFLNMLASSETVYTLVIIPXMLSSLVAKNQPISLAGCTTQMFFFVTLAIDNCFLLMAMGYDRYVAICNPLRYTVIMSQRVCVQLMCGAFGIGLAMAAVQVTSLFTLPFCHRVVGHFFCDILPVMKLTCTDTTINEIINLVVSLFVILVPMGLVFISYVLIISTVLKIASAEGWKKTFATCASHLTVVIVHYGCASIAYLKPKSENSVEQDLLLSVTYTIITPLLNPVIYSLRNKEVKDVLCREVGRNIS